A genomic segment from Candidatus Aminicenantes bacterium encodes:
- a CDS encoding PqqD family peptide modification chaperone, whose amino-acid sequence MIPIDERLRYVLSEEAAIEDFKGGSLLFLCQQQRLIEINASAGKVIRLMNGRRTLSRIISQVAADHDMGEDEVRNDIQELVAGLGEHGGIRPMVKFVENRRQIMYRSSKLLASPDVSLREEEDGALLFKAETNTLQIINHVGLEIWKFIRTHPRTKADIVVHLKNICEDVPVDRVANDVDEFVEVLYEKDFIRKVENENRS is encoded by the coding sequence ATGATCCCAATTGATGAAAGATTACGCTACGTGTTGTCGGAAGAGGCGGCCATAGAGGATTTCAAAGGCGGCTCCCTGCTGTTTCTTTGCCAACAACAGAGATTGATTGAAATCAACGCGTCAGCCGGAAAAGTAATCCGGTTGATGAATGGGAGGCGGACCCTGAGTCGGATCATCAGCCAGGTCGCTGCGGATCATGACATGGGGGAAGATGAAGTCCGGAACGATATCCAGGAATTGGTCGCGGGCCTTGGTGAACATGGAGGAATCAGGCCGATGGTGAAATTTGTGGAAAACAGGAGACAGATTATGTACAGGTCGTCAAAGTTGCTGGCCAGTCCGGATGTATCCTTGCGTGAGGAGGAAGACGGGGCCCTGTTGTTTAAAGCGGAAACAAACACACTTCAGATTATCAATCACGTCGGTCTGGAAATCTGGAAATTTATCCGGACCCATCCCCGCACAAAGGCGGATATCGTGGTTCATTTGAAAAATATATGTGAGGATGTACCTGTGGACCGGGTGGCAAACGATGTGGATGAATTCGTTGAAGTGCT
- a CDS encoding radical SAM protein, protein MRRSHPSFRFARDRAVSTCRHGDHAILFHADTGREKIINASAFWIWKKLDGRFSLEEVVREMSAEFDTDAVETVSDDVRAFLDELLREGFIETTDESAVGPGPRDYVEISDRPGDFDISLTGKCNLHCEYCFYANEMHGRPDLATAEWFTFFDELGELGVRNLTLSGGEVFVRRDLWEIIDYLVEKRMRYSILSNGTLITEDTLKQFEKGKRKSRLNSIQVSIDGSCPEVHDKSRGKGSFNRAVNGLHLLKDAKLPVTSRVTINRHNVGDLENIARLLLEDVGLPGFGTNDAIPMGAGCDNQAGITLSPQQQLQAILKMHELDRKYPGRINASAGPLAKWRMYGEMEHARATGEKPTRWQMGKLTACGCFYNKLAVHHDGILSPCNMLAGLELGRINRDPIKTIWKTHPILQAMKDRRRIPMNQVPGCEDCEWTPYCNGSCPGLAHTMTGDFNMANPHDCYRDFLKDTGLTSATVPWSKAE, encoded by the coding sequence ATGAGACGAAGTCATCCCAGTTTCAGATTCGCCAGGGATAGGGCTGTTTCCACTTGCCGTCATGGAGATCATGCCATATTGTTTCATGCGGACACGGGGCGCGAAAAAATCATCAACGCTTCCGCTTTCTGGATATGGAAAAAACTGGATGGCCGGTTCAGCCTGGAAGAGGTCGTTCGTGAAATGAGCGCCGAATTTGACACGGATGCGGTTGAGACCGTTTCTGATGATGTCCGCGCTTTTCTTGATGAACTCCTCAGAGAAGGATTCATTGAAACCACGGATGAATCGGCGGTGGGACCGGGTCCGCGGGATTATGTGGAAATCAGTGACCGTCCCGGGGATTTCGATATCTCTCTTACCGGCAAATGCAACCTGCATTGCGAATACTGTTTTTATGCCAATGAAATGCATGGTCGCCCCGATCTTGCCACTGCAGAATGGTTCACTTTTTTCGATGAACTGGGTGAATTGGGCGTGCGAAACCTGACCCTCAGCGGAGGCGAGGTCTTTGTGCGCAGGGATCTGTGGGAGATCATCGATTACCTGGTCGAAAAGCGGATGCGGTACTCAATCCTTTCCAACGGCACCTTGATTACTGAAGATACGCTGAAGCAGTTCGAGAAAGGCAAAAGAAAGAGCCGGCTCAACTCGATCCAGGTGTCCATTGACGGCTCCTGCCCGGAAGTGCACGACAAGAGCAGGGGAAAGGGTTCATTCAATCGTGCCGTCAACGGGTTACATTTGCTGAAAGATGCGAAATTGCCCGTCACTTCCAGGGTAACGATCAACCGTCACAATGTGGGTGACCTGGAAAATATTGCCAGGCTGTTGCTGGAAGATGTCGGGCTGCCGGGTTTCGGTACCAATGATGCCATCCCCATGGGGGCCGGTTGCGATAACCAGGCCGGTATCACATTGTCGCCCCAACAGCAGCTGCAGGCGATTCTCAAAATGCATGAACTGGACCGGAAGTATCCAGGGCGGATCAACGCGTCCGCCGGTCCTTTGGCCAAATGGCGGATGTATGGCGAGATGGAACATGCCCGGGCTACCGGTGAAAAACCAACACGCTGGCAGATGGGAAAACTGACCGCGTGCGGCTGTTTCTACAACAAACTCGCGGTGCATCACGACGGCATATTATCGCCTTGCAACATGTTGGCCGGCCTGGAGTTGGGACGCATCAACCGGGATCCCATAAAGACAATCTGGAAAACCCATCCGATTCTGCAAGCCATGAAAGATCGTCGTAGAATACCCATGAACCAGGTTCCGGGTTGCGAGGATTGCGAATGGACTCCCTATTGCAACGGCAGTTGCCCGGGGTTGGCTCACACCATGACCGGAGACTTCAACATGGCCAATCCCCATGACTGCTACCGGGATTTCTTGAAAGACACCGGCCTGACATCGGCAACCGTCCCATGGAGTAAAGCTGAATAG